A segment of the Panacibacter ginsenosidivorans genome:
AGTTAGCAGGCTTGCTTGATAATGATAAAAGAACATTCTCTTTCAAGATAAACATAAGATCGTTCCAGGGCTTTAACAGCCCTTTGCAGAAAGAACATTTTAATGAGAATTATATGGAGTCCGACAGGTTTCCACAGGCTTCATTTAGCGGCAAAATAATAGAAGAAGTAGATCTTAATAAAGACGGTGAGTATGAAGTAAGGGCCAAAGGTTTGCTTACCATTCATGGTGTAGCGCAGGAAAGAATTATAAAAACGAACGTGAGTGTAAAAAATAAAAAGATTACGATCAAAGGTAATTTTAGTGTGTTATTAAGTGATCATAACATCCCCATACCTATTGTGGTGTATAAAAAACTGGCAAATGAAATTAAAGTAGAAGTAAATACTATACTTGAACCCCGCTAATGTTTGGAATAAGAATATATATTACTGTCTTTGCACTTACAGCCATTGCCTTTTCATTACATGCACAAAGCACCGGCAAAAGAATATTTGCTATTAGCGGCCCCGAAGGCGATGAACCTAAAATACTCTCACTGTATCAAAACAAGCAGGGTTATATTCTTGCAGGTACAACCAA
Coding sequences within it:
- a CDS encoding YceI family protein; the protein is MRSTNKYAVITFLFLLTGCFGFVQAQSIYQTVSGKISFSSEAPLELIRASSDQLAGLLDNDKRTFSFKINIRSFQGFNSPLQKEHFNENYMESDRFPQASFSGKIIEEVDLNKDGEYEVRAKGLLTIHGVAQERIIKTNVSVKNKKITIKGNFSVLLSDHNIPIPIVVYKKLANEIKVEVNTILEPR